In the genome of Leptospira licerasiae serovar Varillal str. VAR 010, one region contains:
- a CDS encoding Hsp20/alpha crystallin family protein — MSVSELLKTEDKSATEQEKIQRPRPTYTPSTDLYSNEEEHLLILDLPGVKESDLEISLEKDELRISAKTNISEPKGNLRYSEYGTGDYKRTFLVSEPVDEEKISAVLKNGVLQLKLPRKKPLSKKIEVKTN, encoded by the coding sequence ATGAGCGTATCAGAATTACTAAAAACAGAAGATAAATCGGCAACAGAACAGGAGAAGATCCAAAGACCGAGACCGACTTATACTCCTTCTACAGACCTTTATTCCAATGAAGAAGAACATCTACTAATTCTGGATCTTCCGGGAGTAAAAGAGTCCGATCTGGAAATTTCTTTAGAGAAGGACGAGCTTAGGATCTCCGCAAAAACCAACATTTCCGAACCTAAAGGAAACTTAAGGTATTCGGAGTATGGGACCGGAGATTATAAAAGGACTTTCCTTGTATCTGAACCTGTGGATGAAGAAAAAATTTCCGCAGTTCTTAAAAACGGGGTCCTACAACTCAAACTCCCTAGAAAGAAACCTTTAAGCAAAAAGATAGAGGTAAAAACTAACTAA
- the nhaC gene encoding Na+/H+ antiporter NhaC — protein sequence MNDKPGFWISFFPLGFLILSLSTAGYLFGSGIAEGPAQILLFSAGAISAGISRLRGISWERIEDTVLDSLRNVLQPILILLLIGALIGIWIRSGIVPALIVWGLELLKPEIFLPSALILSSIVSLATGSSWSTVGTIGVALIGVGAGLGKPLGMVAGAVVSGAYFGDKLSPFSETTNLASSITGVSLLSHIRNMARTTLPAFGICLLAFGLLGWGTNQGQTETATGPVIAALKAEFHISWVLLFPPLLTFFLIYFRISAIPSIFIGVLSGGVCFVLTQSNIYANSLNFQDAASSVFRNLVSAASEGTKVKTGHTIVDGLLSRGGMSSMLSTVWLIISAMFYAGIMEGGGMTQVLAEKVLNWAKARGSLFAATVFTCIGTNLFCADQYLAIVVPGKMFKEAYSRKGLDPRNLSRCLEDSGTMTSALVPWNSCGSFMATALGVPTLVYLPYAFLNLLSPLLSLLTGWTGWGLAGKELESKKELS from the coding sequence ATGAACGATAAACCGGGATTTTGGATCTCTTTTTTTCCTCTCGGATTTTTGATCCTCTCTTTAAGCACCGCGGGGTATTTATTCGGAAGCGGAATTGCAGAAGGACCTGCCCAAATTTTATTATTCAGTGCCGGTGCGATCTCTGCAGGAATTTCCAGACTTAGAGGAATTTCTTGGGAAAGGATAGAAGATACAGTTTTAGATTCTCTGCGAAACGTTCTTCAGCCAATACTCATTTTACTTTTAATCGGCGCTTTAATTGGGATTTGGATCCGCTCCGGTATTGTTCCTGCGCTCATCGTATGGGGATTGGAACTATTAAAGCCGGAGATATTTTTACCTTCCGCACTCATCTTATCTTCAATCGTTTCCTTAGCAACTGGAAGTTCTTGGTCCACTGTCGGGACTATCGGAGTCGCTTTGATTGGAGTAGGAGCGGGACTTGGAAAACCATTGGGAATGGTGGCTGGGGCAGTTGTTTCAGGAGCTTACTTCGGGGATAAACTTTCTCCCTTTTCGGAGACTACGAATCTCGCATCTTCTATTACCGGAGTTTCACTTTTATCACATATCCGTAATATGGCCAGGACTACTTTACCGGCGTTCGGGATTTGTCTTTTGGCGTTCGGACTTTTGGGTTGGGGAACCAACCAAGGGCAGACAGAAACCGCAACGGGACCAGTTATCGCCGCGCTCAAGGCCGAATTTCATATTTCCTGGGTTTTACTTTTTCCACCATTACTTACTTTTTTTCTGATCTACTTTAGAATTTCTGCAATTCCTTCCATTTTTATAGGCGTCTTAAGCGGAGGGGTTTGTTTCGTATTGACCCAGTCCAATATATATGCAAATTCTTTAAACTTCCAAGATGCAGCTTCCTCGGTTTTCCGAAATTTGGTCTCCGCCGCCTCCGAAGGTACAAAGGTCAAAACAGGGCATACAATCGTAGATGGATTATTGTCGAGGGGCGGAATGTCCTCTATGCTTTCCACAGTTTGGCTCATTATCTCCGCTATGTTTTACGCGGGGATCATGGAAGGAGGCGGGATGACCCAAGTTTTAGCGGAGAAAGTTTTAAACTGGGCCAAGGCAAGAGGTTCACTGTTTGCAGCTACGGTTTTTACCTGTATAGGGACAAATCTATTCTGTGCGGACCAGTATCTTGCGATTGTAGTCCCAGGCAAAATGTTCAAAGAGGCGTATTCCAGAAAAGGATTGGATCCTAGAAACCTGTCCCGTTGTCTGGAGGATTCGGGGACAATGACATCTGCATTAGTTCCTTGGAATTCCTGCGGCTCCTTTATGGCGACAGCATTGGGAGTTCCTACACTAGTGTATCTTCCTTACGCATTTTTAAATTTACTTTCTCCTTTGCTTTCCTTACTCACCGGATGGACAGGTTGGGGGTTGGCTGGAAAAGAGCTGGAATCTAAAAAAGAGTTATCCTAA
- a CDS encoding Hsp20/alpha crystallin family protein, protein MRTPNFFSEVRRIQNRFHNLFDPVSEGGQVYPALNVYTDQDKISVTAEVPGLSPEDLDITVAHNLLTISGEWKEYTQDRPRRIERARGKFQRRLELPVAVDSEKVEASVKDGVLTLELPILESEKPRKIRIEAKA, encoded by the coding sequence ATGAGAACCCCAAATTTTTTTAGCGAAGTCAGAAGAATTCAAAATAGATTCCATAATTTATTCGATCCAGTCTCAGAAGGTGGACAGGTTTATCCTGCTCTAAATGTCTATACGGACCAAGACAAGATCTCAGTAACTGCCGAGGTTCCGGGCCTTTCTCCCGAGGATCTGGACATCACTGTGGCTCATAACCTTCTTACCATCTCAGGCGAGTGGAAGGAATACACACAAGATAGGCCGCGCAGAATAGAGAGAGCCAGAGGCAAATTCCAACGCAGACTAGAACTGCCGGTAGCAGTAGATTCTGAAAAGGTAGAAGCATCCGTAAAAGACGGAGTTTTGACCTTAGAGCTTCCAATTCTAGAGAGCGAAAAACCAAGAAAGATCCGTATCGAAGCAAAGGCATAA
- a CDS encoding multicopper oxidase domain-containing protein, with the protein MNRKDFLRWLGIGGAGLAAGTGIAGITSGKKEDPLCRTGSSVLGQTSSSPNPSIRLPGSIGGNSYGSMIHPPMFADSAFLSRMELHSNIPQAPSGSKFSSEINIIEMPLTVAHNTVVDAWTFDGVVPGKVIRARLGQEMELLFRNHSNHPHSVHFHGTHDPQQDGWEPIAPGAEKIYKITAGPIGFHPYHCHVPPLASHMSKGLYGGFIVDPPGGRPPALEFMLILAGWDLNESGRNDIYAWNGIAGFYDRFPIKVPVGKKVRLYIANMTEHDPIASFHLHSQTFDVYRTGTKLVPDEHTDVITLGQTERAIVEFTLTKRGRYMFHPHQTHMADRGAMGWIVAV; encoded by the coding sequence ATGAATCGGAAGGATTTCCTTCGTTGGTTAGGAATAGGCGGTGCCGGACTCGCAGCCGGAACCGGGATCGCCGGAATTACCTCGGGCAAAAAAGAGGATCCGCTTTGTAGGACCGGATCTTCCGTTCTTGGGCAGACATCTTCTTCGCCGAATCCTTCTATCCGACTACCAGGATCTATAGGTGGGAATTCCTACGGAAGTATGATCCATCCTCCTATGTTCGCAGACTCTGCGTTCTTATCTAGGATGGAATTACATTCTAACATACCTCAGGCTCCTTCCGGCTCTAAGTTCAGCTCAGAGATTAATATTATAGAAATGCCATTAACTGTGGCTCATAATACTGTCGTGGATGCCTGGACCTTCGACGGTGTTGTTCCTGGCAAGGTGATCCGTGCAAGACTTGGCCAGGAGATGGAACTTCTTTTTAGAAATCACTCCAATCATCCTCACTCAGTCCATTTTCACGGTACTCATGATCCTCAGCAGGATGGTTGGGAACCTATCGCTCCGGGTGCAGAAAAAATATACAAGATCACTGCAGGTCCGATCGGTTTTCATCCTTATCATTGCCATGTTCCTCCTTTAGCAAGCCATATGTCCAAAGGTTTGTATGGGGGATTCATAGTGGATCCTCCCGGTGGGAGACCTCCTGCGTTAGAGTTTATGTTAATACTTGCAGGTTGGGATCTAAACGAGTCTGGAAGAAACGATATATATGCTTGGAATGGGATCGCAGGATTTTACGATCGTTTTCCGATCAAAGTCCCTGTAGGAAAAAAGGTAAGACTGTATATCGCAAATATGACTGAACATGATCCGATAGCTTCTTTTCATCTTCATTCTCAAACGTTCGATGTATATAGGACTGGAACCAAATTGGTGCCTGACGAACATACCGACGTGATCACACTCGGCCAGACGGAAAGAGCGATTGTGGAATTTACTCTTACCAAACGAGGAAGATACATGTTCCATCCTCACCAAACACATATGGCGGATCGAGGAGCAATGGGTTGGATAGTGGCAGTATGA
- a CDS encoding plastocyanin/azurin family copper-binding protein, whose amino-acid sequence MPKFHLKDRYVSLIGLLVLGILMGAFASSCSSKEGETTEGFAHVVMVDNAFSPPMQKIPIGGQIEFINSGANPHNAIAVDKSWSTEKSYGNIVMPRGAKVKITYPKEGVFPYYCSFHASPDGKSGMVGDIVVGNAAYNPAARAGKDWKVAEKFSGTTRKVPQMYPTIQNAVDAAAPGDLILIDEGVYYEEVVVTTPSITLRGTDRNKVILDGQFQRANGVIVVGANGVAVENMTARNATLNGFFWTGVKGYRGSYITAYNNGDYGIYAFDSINGVLEHSYASGSPDAGIYVGQCYPCKSILYDVISENSALGYSGTNAGGELYILSSIWRNNIVGLGPNSLDRELLPPERETYIIGNLIYDNNNLTAPIKPLEYPTYGTGILIAGGLHNVIKNNVVIGHDNYGIAIFPNLDENFWFSHKNVVEGNIVHSSGFGDLTLAGPISIGNCFSDNKYQTSIPPLLEKTNSCASGIRFPMGGELFSAYNALSLMVDATHGNYPSGDWKNQPVPPPQTNMPGGVAAQVKPAIHPFEDFGLDLDKVKLPEEAAKILAERKPKFGDVLGGFSVPKPLDIQIVLFRWFGYLLPLLLYVCLVSLSVYDLVSKSGTSIGKYVWLAFVSLVPYIGGGAYLLSGKSFYPKYLRFTLVFAGFGASLAFILYLAFTIVGNVGEG is encoded by the coding sequence ATGCCTAAATTCCATTTAAAAGATAGGTATGTTTCCCTTATAGGACTATTGGTCCTGGGGATTTTGATGGGAGCCTTCGCTTCTTCTTGCAGTAGCAAAGAAGGGGAGACGACGGAAGGTTTTGCTCATGTGGTAATGGTGGATAATGCATTTTCTCCCCCTATGCAAAAGATTCCAATCGGCGGTCAGATCGAATTTATAAATTCAGGGGCCAACCCTCATAATGCGATCGCAGTAGATAAGTCTTGGTCTACCGAAAAAAGTTACGGTAATATCGTGATGCCAAGGGGCGCAAAGGTAAAGATCACTTATCCTAAGGAAGGTGTTTTTCCCTATTATTGCAGCTTTCACGCTTCTCCCGACGGCAAAAGCGGAATGGTAGGAGATATCGTAGTAGGTAATGCTGCTTATAATCCTGCAGCAAGAGCAGGTAAGGATTGGAAAGTCGCTGAAAAATTTTCCGGAACCACTCGTAAGGTCCCACAAATGTATCCGACTATCCAAAACGCAGTGGATGCAGCCGCTCCTGGCGATCTTATACTCATCGACGAAGGCGTATACTACGAAGAAGTCGTGGTAACTACTCCTTCTATTACCTTAAGAGGAACGGATAGGAACAAAGTAATCTTAGACGGTCAGTTCCAAAGAGCGAACGGTGTGATCGTAGTGGGCGCAAACGGTGTTGCGGTAGAGAACATGACCGCAAGAAACGCCACCTTAAACGGTTTCTTTTGGACGGGTGTAAAAGGGTATAGAGGTTCTTACATCACCGCTTACAATAACGGAGACTATGGGATCTATGCCTTCGATTCAATTAACGGAGTATTAGAACATTCTTATGCTTCCGGATCTCCTGACGCAGGGATCTACGTAGGACAGTGTTATCCTTGTAAATCGATCCTTTATGACGTTATCTCCGAGAATAGCGCCTTAGGTTATTCCGGAACGAATGCTGGGGGAGAATTATATATCCTCAGTTCCATCTGGAGGAATAACATAGTAGGTTTAGGGCCGAATTCCCTGGATAGGGAACTTCTTCCTCCGGAAAGAGAAACGTATATCATCGGGAATTTAATCTACGATAATAATAACTTAACCGCGCCGATCAAACCATTGGAGTATCCTACCTACGGAACCGGGATATTGATCGCCGGAGGTTTACATAACGTTATCAAGAATAATGTGGTTATCGGACATGATAACTACGGGATCGCGATCTTTCCTAACCTGGACGAAAATTTCTGGTTCTCCCATAAGAACGTTGTGGAAGGGAATATAGTTCATTCTTCCGGTTTTGGGGATTTGACTCTTGCAGGACCGATCAGCATCGGCAACTGTTTCTCCGATAACAAATACCAGACCTCAATTCCGCCTTTATTAGAAAAAACGAATTCTTGCGCTTCGGGGATCAGATTCCCTATGGGTGGAGAACTTTTTTCGGCGTATAATGCACTCTCTCTGATGGTGGATGCTACTCACGGAAATTATCCGAGCGGGGATTGGAAGAACCAGCCGGTTCCTCCACCTCAAACGAATATGCCTGGCGGAGTTGCAGCGCAGGTAAAACCTGCTATCCATCCTTTCGAAGATTTCGGTTTGGATTTGGACAAAGTAAAACTTCCGGAAGAAGCTGCTAAAATTCTCGCGGAAAGAAAGCCTAAATTCGGCGACGTTCTGGGCGGATTCTCGGTTCCAAAACCTTTGGACATTCAGATCGTGTTATTCCGTTGGTTCGGATATTTACTTCCGCTTCTTCTTTACGTATGTTTGGTCAGCTTGAGTGTTTATGACCTGGTTTCCAAATCAGGAACAAGCATCGGCAAATACGTTTGGTTGGCGTTCGTTTCCTTAGTGCCGTATATCGGAGGAGGGGCTTACCTTCTTTCGGGCAAATCTTTTTATCCTAAATACCTGAGATTCACTCTTGTATTTGCGGGGTTCGGAGCTTCCTTAGCCTTCATTCTCTACCTTGCATTTACCATCGTAGGGAACGTCGGAGAGGGTTGA
- a CDS encoding PilZ domain-containing protein — MDRTVKETEALTKILQTLFARLPVSVEIKNRSYPAKIVGIKDGLYLLASLPGKSDGEKTRILFLTHNNHFFHGVFTVVQRNEGNGLELLRIQAVKVSEAKRAQGRVELENGGEPIILTNIINQLHLRRSLGFIDKIVENILQKHSKKMKETYPDSLIYFSDRMDNRLRIMYNFEQSIFVTNRTERSSGGAGQNFVPIEEYLKLLALNKIESRFISEISVLIRYKNYTPLGYVQVLSDRPLDTEDYNKITLFAAAISRDVIASGFFQESKERCIAEDISRSGLGFFHPQSIFFSRSFAVGEILLFDLQMNQELRGTYRAVIRNITNTDKMFRIGLQFFNLNSKEEEMLNQFVDSRLGPGEGSQAPESSVQGSGPPSEETVGAIEGSAPEMETVSEEVPDMGFEGEEESV, encoded by the coding sequence TTGGACAGGACAGTCAAAGAAACAGAGGCTCTGACTAAAATCCTCCAAACATTGTTTGCGAGACTGCCTGTTTCCGTGGAAATAAAGAACAGGTCCTATCCGGCAAAAATCGTAGGGATCAAAGACGGTCTCTATCTTCTGGCTTCTCTACCCGGAAAATCGGATGGGGAGAAAACCAGGATATTATTTCTTACACATAATAATCACTTTTTCCATGGTGTTTTTACCGTTGTCCAAAGAAACGAGGGAAACGGTTTAGAACTGCTTAGGATCCAGGCCGTAAAGGTCAGCGAGGCGAAGCGTGCCCAGGGCAGGGTGGAGCTGGAGAATGGAGGTGAACCGATTATACTCACCAATATTATCAATCAACTCCACTTAAGGCGTTCATTAGGTTTTATTGATAAAATAGTTGAGAACATCCTTCAGAAACATTCCAAAAAAATGAAGGAAACTTATCCTGATTCTTTGATCTATTTTTCCGATCGAATGGATAACCGTCTTAGGATCATGTACAACTTCGAACAGTCTATCTTTGTTACCAATCGTACGGAAAGAAGTTCCGGCGGAGCGGGGCAAAATTTTGTGCCGATCGAAGAATATCTAAAACTTCTCGCATTGAATAAGATAGAATCCAGATTTATTTCCGAAATTTCAGTTTTAATACGTTATAAAAATTATACTCCTCTCGGATATGTTCAGGTTTTATCGGACAGGCCATTAGATACGGAAGATTATAATAAGATCACTTTATTCGCAGCTGCTATCTCCAGAGATGTGATCGCTTCCGGATTCTTCCAAGAATCCAAGGAAAGATGTATCGCAGAAGATATAAGCAGAAGCGGACTTGGGTTCTTCCATCCACAATCCATTTTCTTTTCCAGAAGTTTTGCCGTGGGAGAGATATTGTTATTCGATCTGCAGATGAACCAAGAGTTGAGAGGAACATATCGCGCCGTTATCCGAAATATTACGAACACCGACAAGATGTTCCGTATCGGTTTACAATTCTTTAACTTAAATTCTAAAGAAGAAGAGATGTTGAATCAATTCGTGGATTCTAGATTAGGACCGGGGGAAGGTTCCCAAGCTCCGGAATCGAGTGTGCAAGGATCGGGTCCACCATCCGAAGAAACGGTCGGAGCTATCGAGGGATCTGCTCCGGAAATGGAAACTGTTTCGGAAGAAGTTCCGGATATGGGTTTCGAAGGAGAAGAAGAGTCTGTCTAA
- a CDS encoding RluA family pseudouridine synthase translates to MFLASRFTYQSRSNWRKILEEGKILVQGKPVKPSYPIKEGDEILYLPGESFEPPVQTDFKILYEDSRYIAVEKPGDIPIHSAGRYRKNNLTDLLEEDPRFEKIYTIHRLDRETSGVVVFGKDSEAASRMADLFSKRKVNKTYISYVWGNFPTRLSAKGFLVSDTSSLIRKKRKFLAEGSFQKLETPDENSETSETNFRKIGEGKLHGIPFSKIYCFPKTGRLHQIRATLYSLGFPLLGDKIYGKDESVFLEFIEGKDPDLASKLGMDRQALHSSSLKFIHPFTGKKIKIRSDLPKDFPE, encoded by the coding sequence GTGTTTCTCGCTTCCAGATTTACATATCAATCCAGGTCCAATTGGAGAAAAATATTAGAAGAAGGTAAAATACTTGTACAAGGAAAACCTGTAAAACCTTCTTATCCGATCAAAGAAGGGGATGAGATACTATATCTTCCCGGAGAAAGTTTCGAGCCACCCGTTCAAACCGACTTTAAAATTTTATACGAAGACTCTCGTTATATCGCAGTAGAAAAACCGGGAGACATTCCAATTCACAGCGCAGGAAGATATAGAAAGAATAATCTTACGGATCTATTAGAGGAAGATCCCCGTTTTGAAAAAATTTATACCATTCACAGATTAGATAGAGAAACTTCCGGAGTGGTGGTCTTTGGGAAGGATTCGGAGGCCGCTTCCAGAATGGCCGATCTATTTTCTAAAAGAAAAGTAAATAAAACATACATCTCTTATGTTTGGGGAAATTTTCCTACCCGTCTTAGTGCGAAAGGGTTTTTGGTATCGGATACTTCTTCTTTGATCCGTAAAAAAAGAAAATTTCTAGCTGAAGGCTCTTTTCAAAAATTAGAAACTCCGGACGAGAATTCCGAAACAAGCGAAACCAATTTTAGAAAAATCGGAGAGGGTAAGCTTCATGGAATTCCATTTTCCAAAATATATTGTTTCCCGAAGACAGGAAGACTTCACCAAATCAGGGCTACATTGTATTCTTTGGGATTTCCTTTACTTGGGGATAAAATTTACGGCAAGGACGAAAGTGTATTTCTGGAATTTATAGAAGGAAAAGATCCGGATTTGGCTTCGAAACTTGGGATGGATCGACAAGCCTTACATTCCAGTTCACTTAAATTCATTCATCCGTTTACCGGGAAAAAGATTAAGATCAGATCCGATTTGCCGAAGGATTTTCCGGAATGA
- the purU gene encoding formyltetrahydrofolate deformylase has translation MNPEPNLKKNRILLIRCKDEAGLIHRITGFLANIGANIVGNQEFVEPLEKVFFMRTEYSLENDAKEEGLISELAKILPKDAVLTLSNPRLPKVVLLATKEPHCLGDILLRWRYGELPMELLGVVSNHEVLGDLVRDFKLPFHCISSEGLSREEHENRLDSYLKMFQPDWIVLAKYMRILTPEFVKKWEHRILNIHHSFLPAFVGAKPYEQAYKRGVKIIGGTAHIVTENLDEGPILVQDVCHVDHGYSPERLVLYGRDLEKVVLSKALRLLLEDRVMIFQNRTVIFE, from the coding sequence TTGAACCCGGAGCCCAATCTGAAAAAGAACAGAATACTTTTGATCCGTTGTAAAGATGAGGCAGGACTGATCCATCGGATCACCGGCTTTTTGGCGAATATCGGTGCCAATATAGTCGGGAACCAGGAGTTCGTGGAACCGCTGGAGAAAGTATTCTTCATGAGAACTGAATATTCTTTGGAGAACGACGCTAAAGAAGAAGGTTTGATTTCCGAACTTGCAAAAATCCTTCCGAAAGACGCAGTTCTTACTTTATCGAACCCAAGACTTCCTAAAGTGGTTTTACTCGCCACCAAGGAGCCTCATTGTTTGGGTGATATTCTTCTTCGCTGGAGATATGGAGAATTGCCCATGGAACTTTTGGGTGTAGTCTCTAATCACGAAGTTTTAGGGGACTTAGTACGGGATTTTAAACTTCCTTTTCATTGTATTTCTAGTGAAGGATTGAGTAGGGAAGAACATGAGAATCGACTGGATTCTTATTTGAAAATGTTCCAACCGGATTGGATAGTTCTCGCAAAATATATGAGAATACTCACTCCCGAATTCGTAAAAAAATGGGAACATCGTATATTAAATATCCATCATTCGTTTTTACCTGCGTTCGTCGGGGCGAAACCGTACGAACAAGCATATAAACGCGGAGTTAAGATCATAGGCGGGACAGCTCATATCGTGACTGAAAATTTGGATGAAGGACCTATTTTAGTTCAGGACGTCTGTCATGTGGACCACGGTTATTCTCCTGAACGTTTGGTTTTATACGGAAGAGATCTGGAGAAGGTAGTCTTGTCTAAGGCTCTACGTCTACTTTTGGAAGATAGAGTGATGATCTTTCAAAATAGAACGGTCATTTTCGAATAG
- a CDS encoding SCO family protein, producing MNFLKSNYKNIIYSLLILGVGFGVGYYMKKKPSSKFASEAPVAEWKTAILKDTEGRSVHPAELPGNLFVVYFGFSHCPDMCPMALNDIENAFTSLKEDSKNVTPVFITIDPERDTPEVLRKYISHFPGKELVALTGGKDQIGELQKGFGVFSQKTQNPQASGEYGMDHTLFIYLVDKTGNVLRAYPTGIKGEELAKEIKELL from the coding sequence ATGAATTTTTTAAAATCGAATTATAAAAATATAATTTATTCTCTTTTGATCCTTGGGGTCGGCTTCGGTGTCGGATATTATATGAAGAAAAAACCTTCTTCTAAATTCGCCTCGGAAGCTCCGGTAGCGGAATGGAAAACGGCAATCCTAAAGGATACGGAAGGAAGATCCGTCCACCCGGCGGAACTGCCCGGGAATTTGTTCGTAGTTTATTTCGGATTCTCTCATTGTCCCGATATGTGTCCTATGGCATTGAACGATATAGAGAACGCATTTACATCCTTAAAAGAAGATTCTAAAAATGTCACTCCCGTCTTTATCACTATCGATCCTGAAAGGGACACCCCGGAAGTATTAAGAAAATATATCTCTCATTTTCCCGGAAAAGAGCTCGTAGCTTTGACCGGCGGAAAGGACCAGATAGGAGAATTGCAGAAAGGATTCGGAGTGTTCTCTCAGAAGACGCAAAATCCGCAAGCGAGTGGAGAATATGGAATGGATCATACTCTCTTCATTTATTTGGTAGATAAAACCGGAAATGTCTTAAGAGCCTATCCGACTGGGATCAAGGGAGAGGAACTTGCAAAAGAGATCAAGGAGCTCTTATGA
- a CDS encoding DMT family protein, protein MRTFLLLTLSNLFMTFAWYGHLKFWKDVPIWKTILISWGIAFLEYCLMVPANRIGYAEDGLSGFQLKILQEVITITIFVGFAILVLKEKMKWNHAVSFFLVILAVVFAFYDKE, encoded by the coding sequence ATGAGGACTTTTCTATTACTTACACTTTCCAATTTATTCATGACCTTTGCTTGGTACGGTCATTTGAAGTTTTGGAAGGATGTTCCGATCTGGAAGACTATTCTGATCTCTTGGGGAATTGCTTTTTTAGAATATTGCCTTATGGTCCCTGCTAATCGGATCGGTTATGCGGAAGATGGCTTAAGCGGTTTCCAACTCAAGATACTACAGGAAGTTATAACTATCACCATTTTTGTGGGATTTGCAATTTTAGTTTTAAAGGAAAAAATGAAATGGAATCACGCAGTAAGCTTCTTTCTGGTGATCCTCGCAGTTGTATTCGCTTTTTATGATAAAGAATAA
- a CDS encoding phospholipase, producing METTQFYDPGFFTLLFNFYGYYIFYILFALWAPLALIDLSKREDVDAKKGSLWTAAIILVPLFGAGAYHIVGGSKIPSWAKNSLVYGGIGLLILTLLISTIARF from the coding sequence ATGGAAACTACTCAATTTTACGATCCAGGATTTTTTACCTTACTTTTCAACTTTTACGGATACTATATTTTCTACATTTTATTCGCTCTATGGGCGCCTTTAGCTCTGATAGATTTGTCTAAAAGGGAAGATGTGGACGCCAAGAAAGGAAGTTTATGGACTGCTGCCATCATTCTTGTTCCTTTATTCGGGGCGGGAGCTTATCATATAGTCGGCGGTTCTAAAATACCTTCTTGGGCAAAGAACAGCCTTGTGTATGGTGGGATCGGTCTTTTGATTTTAACACTCTTGATCTCCACTATCGCAAGATTCTAA